The sequence gtatatttatttataaatattcactataatacatatgtattgataattatgtaaaatttaattaacaCCACAATGTAGCATACTTGTACAGggatatatacgtataaattttcatataattgtaaaaattcaggatatataatttagaaaatattttaatatattctataaatagaaaggatattatattattatatatttataatttcacaTTTATATGATGAAAACAGAATTATATCtgataaaaatatctttACAAATAAGGTTTCTTCTTTCACATTACTcatgaatttattttatagaataacattttaattttaaaaaaaaaaaatatatgtatatataaatatcacttcaaaaaaattcattcactacattttataaaattctaaACAAGATATACTTGTggttaattttaatataatgaaacatattaattcatataatgaacaaataataattttattgtaatagAAGGTTAAAAATAGAAAGCATCACTTTTTATTACTAATCCTTTTGTCACAgttctataaatatatatgaattataatattctatatttgccttaaaaaacaaatatatattttccatagaaatatatttaactacataaatataagcattaggttatatatatttaatgcgacttatataataatatagtataCACATTTATAAACATAAGAACATTAAAATCCccaaacaaaagaaaaacataatttttttttgttgttaaataaaaaactagGTATGCAAACGTACATTCGTAACATTATGACAATTCCAGGTAGgcttattaataatataccaCTAAGAATCTTACATATATGATTTCATATTGAAGACTTCTTgatagaataatatatattccatattattcattttactcAGTCatcaacttaatttttttatatttttcattatttattaagatCTTTGTAATTCctactactattataatagctaatataaaaagaagtatagaaaataataatggatAAGTATAGGATGGTACTGGGATATTGTCATTTAACTTAAAAGCGCTTTTTATTGATTCCATGATCTTTTCCGCAGCAGTTTTTAAGTAGCCTAATCCTTGTAATATGGGGTATCCTATTCCCAAcacgaaaaaaagaaaaagtatagCAACTCCAAATTTGTAATtcctaaattttattttttttaaacttataTCACCAATTCTCCtgtttttttcaagaaaataatcataatctttttttttgatccactttttttcaaaatggaaatgttttccatcaaacatTCCTTTATTATGATTTATTACTTCTGTATAATATTTCTCCTTATTCAGTGAACTTCTATTTGATTTTTTGCGCTTCATTGGGTCTTCtactttattaaatatatctcTTTGAGAATAACCTCTATTATTAGGTATATCATCTTTTAAACTTGCACTATTTGAATCCTTGCtctgtttatattttgctagtaaTCTGTAATTCTTTATGTCTAATTTCTTATCAAGGTTATAGTTCACATccaatattttgttaaatgaaatctaaataagaaaagaaaggatttttttaattaaaaaaaaatatatttttaaaagttcgtattaaaaaaaaagaacaaaatatataaaaaatacatataaattaaaataatattctaatactatataattttcaaaatttagaATCCAAgttgaaattataaaaaaaaaaatttcagtaaatatgaataactTCTTTGGCTTTTCCATTATGtagatttttattatactgaTATAATTAGTaaagagaaaattttaaattatataacatatttctactaataaataaaatttttactcaaaaaaaattttttattattcctttGTAAGTATGTAACAAAATGTATATAGTTGTTATtgtttttacaatatatacaaagaaacataactttaaaaatatattatattatgtgtatcttaatattattataaaaaaaaaattaattttcatttgaataaaataattcgaatccatttataaatattctaaatatattatttcattatttaattaagtgcaattattatgtagtatttttttgaataagtTTCATAATAATCAAAGTAAGAATATGAGGTTTCCTATTATTTTGAGTTATTGAGTATACATAGAATATTGAACGTATAGAATATAGATCATACATTGTTCTATAAGTTAATACAACAAGTGcaaatcataaaaatattactccactattaattttaatttaataaatattatactcTGAAAAAGGTAGTAACTtacaataaaatgtaaattattaaaataatataataataaaaaatgaaaaaaaataatatttatgtaataaaaattatgataaataCTTTAGTTTCTCCGTAAGTTTATAAAATCATTTAGAGGTTATattgtatttaaataatctAATTTATACTCTACTAtctaatatatgaaaaaatttatatttcaaaacaAAAGGATGactgaatttttatttttgtataatcatttttaaaaattataatattaattatatttaatttatgttattaaatCTAAATGAAACGTTTTTCCTTTAATCatcgtatatattttttaattaaatatatataaatgcgaaaatttttaaaagaataagaaaacaaattaaaaataaaattaatacagaaatattgcatattaatttaaaaacatatcaaataagtaaaatttacaattaaatTGCAGGACATAATGAGTACATAACAAATAAGAATGAATAACAATATAGTCTACTATAATATAAGATTTAGTAATTGttctatttataattttataacgaatatatatatctttttttttgttttttttttaaggacTTAGTTCCAGTAACATATTTTACAGTTACATCATCATaaatctacatatatatataaataaagaatattttattaaaaatacttttcaGTAGTAAACATAATATGCCAATAAAATCTCTTTAATAACGTATTGTAACcatatgaattataattataagaatattatatatattatatattatcgtAACCATCCGAAATTTagatttatatcattttttccatCAAAAATTTCACGATACCATGTGAAtagttaaaaatatgaaaaaaataggtaaccctaaaataatttatttaagttaccgaaaaaacaaattaaaaaatacagaaattaatattattatatatttattgctTTTTCTCATATACTAACTTCGTTATAACATTCATGAATAGTCTTATTTAGGTTATCGTAGTATTTTAAacaatatgaatatataatactcaTATTATTGATTAAAGTTTCCATTTATAATTCTCTTTAATctacttaaaatttttataatatcgtatatataaaaattgtaaaataaattatttaaaataagtgcactgtataaaaaattcttCTGTATACTTACTTAAGTTTAATTCTCTTCAATGTTAGTAACACAAGTTAttccaaaatattttttaatatattttaaaaaaaaatttttatatttatctaaattatttatgtctTATAAATTAAGAAGTCATACGCAAATGCTTTAATTTacattgaaatatttaatttttcccttATTGAGCATGTATACTTACATTGattatctttatatatatatcaataaattttatatacttttcaagttatatcatttttatatttatttaataatattaataatatttaatacgaacaaaataacatgataaataaaaagtaatattaaatttcatttcACAAAATATGATTTCCATAGATATACTAGTTACACGTTCCAATATCCCCTCCAAATGGTATATTCATTTAAGAATCTAATTTTTATCGAATGTactgtattatttatatggtttaatatataatttacataaagagattattatttctaaatttccactaatataaaattgttgaaaactttcacttttttatatatctaatacaaattatttgtttcaCTATCTCTAAAACCTTTCCATATTTCATACATAATTGTAGCCGTCGCTCTTatgctaaaaaatataattgacTATGTAATagtcatttaaataaatatgttatactTAATGCAATAAATTTTGTACACAACTGGAAaactttaataataaatatcacATTCGTAAATATCATATGTTGCAGCACATAAGAATACAtctcttaaaatatattaatgaactA comes from Plasmodium malariae genome assembly, chromosome: 7 and encodes:
- the PmUG01_07010500 gene encoding fam-m protein; translation: MEKPKKLFIFTEIFFFIISTWILNFENYIISFNKILDVNYNLDKKLDIKNYRLLAKYKQSKDSNSASLKDDIPNNRGYSQRDIFNKVEDPMKRKKSNRSSLNKEKYYTEVINHNKGMFDGKHFHFEKKWIKKKDYDYFLEKNRRIGDISLKKIKFRNYKFGVAILFLFFVLGIGYPILQGLGYLKTAAEKIMESIKSAFKLNDNIPVPSYTYPLLFSILLFILAIIIVVGITKILINNEKYKKIKLMTE